In Flavobacterium sp., a single window of DNA contains:
- a CDS encoding patatin-like phospholipase family protein translates to MTLSKNGITGINSDGIKRSLILAGGGARLSYQAGVINALEEEGLKFNHFDGTSGGIFNTAMICSDITPKDMAMRWRKVNVMNFSSLLPFKNYFSKSTFNAIGDADGILNKVFPTLGIDIKKMNANASIDATFNVCNFSKKTIEALSSQKVTLEHLIAGMSLPIFMPAVKIKGDWYTDAVWIKDANINEAIKRNPNEIWLVWAIGNSHEFLNGSFNQYVHMIEISANGGLLLELEQLETANSKKEKEKITLHVIKPEFPLPLDPDLMFYKINVDELINRGYADAKYYLQNKPLNGVSPDYKASLMKEPGISFNFRSLFSGTLNWKNKPADFSLNIHFNFRLIDDELVLRAYCSLAFNNSIYRISTYNNQVTLNHQERVLVYGSSFVFEDEVFHLQCELDLISQYDLLLGMEFKKAFCTISSDKIPKPIAFILKQRAWSRIKNIPFIHISSSSSWLKKQKEKFRVLKKVYQKPTL, encoded by the coding sequence ATGACATTAAGTAAGAACGGCATAACAGGCATAAATTCAGACGGAATAAAACGTTCTCTGATACTCGCAGGCGGCGGTGCTCGTCTTTCGTATCAGGCCGGCGTTATAAATGCATTGGAAGAAGAGGGATTAAAATTTAATCATTTTGACGGTACTTCCGGCGGAATTTTTAACACAGCTATGATATGTTCGGATATTACTCCCAAAGATATGGCTATGCGCTGGCGAAAAGTAAATGTTATGAATTTTTCATCTTTACTTCCTTTCAAAAATTATTTCTCAAAAAGCACTTTTAATGCAATAGGCGATGCAGATGGAATTCTTAATAAAGTGTTTCCAACGTTGGGAATAGATATTAAAAAGATGAATGCAAATGCTTCAATCGATGCCACTTTTAATGTCTGTAATTTTTCAAAAAAAACAATTGAAGCCCTTTCTAGTCAAAAAGTAACCCTTGAACATTTAATAGCAGGAATGTCACTGCCTATTTTTATGCCGGCTGTAAAAATTAAGGGAGACTGGTATACCGATGCAGTATGGATTAAAGACGCCAATATAAATGAAGCCATAAAACGAAATCCGAATGAAATTTGGTTAGTGTGGGCGATAGGAAATTCGCATGAATTTTTAAACGGATCCTTTAACCAATATGTCCATATGATCGAAATAAGTGCAAACGGCGGTTTGCTTCTCGAGTTAGAACAATTGGAAACGGCCAATAGTAAAAAAGAGAAAGAAAAAATTACTCTGCATGTAATAAAACCAGAGTTTCCGCTGCCATTAGATCCGGATTTAATGTTTTATAAAATTAATGTAGATGAATTAATCAATCGCGGTTATGCCGATGCCAAATATTATCTGCAAAATAAACCTTTAAATGGAGTAAGTCCTGATTACAAGGCTTCTTTGATGAAAGAACCCGGAATTTCATTCAACTTTAGATCGCTCTTTTCCGGAACCCTAAATTGGAAAAATAAACCAGCTGACTTTTCGCTAAACATTCATTTCAATTTCAGGTTAATAGATGATGAACTGGTTTTGCGAGCCTATTGTTCATTAGCATTTAATAACAGTATTTACAGAATCTCAACCTACAATAATCAGGTTACCCTTAATCATCAGGAGAGAGTTTTAGTTTATGGAAGCAGTTTTGTTTTTGAAGATGAGGTTTTTCATTTACAATGCGAGCTCGATTTAATCAGTCAATACGATTTATTGTTAGGTATGGAATTTAAAAAAGCATTTTGCACCATTAGCAGTGATAAAATTCCAAAACCAATTGCATTTATATTAAAACAGCGCGCCTGGAGCCGTATAAAAAATATTCCTTTCATCCATATAAGCAGTAGCAGCAGCTGGCTGAAAAAGCAGAAAGAAAAATTTAGAGTACTCAAAAAAGTGTATCAAAAACCTACTTTATAA
- a CDS encoding DUF4345 family protein, whose product MRSANYFFYYTYIGLVIIAGFWGAFINPGFDYRLLFDFDVHSLPDFQRINMISQYRFLRAIELGFGIFSILFVKDIFSEKKFNTFFIFTMSAGVLARITSIVMDGSPSLLMYFFLGFELIGVLVIYFYSLKLIAQNDIK is encoded by the coding sequence ATGCGGTCAGCTAATTACTTTTTTTATTACACCTATATAGGATTGGTAATTATAGCGGGCTTTTGGGGCGCTTTTATTAATCCGGGTTTTGATTATCGTTTACTCTTTGACTTTGATGTACACTCGTTACCTGATTTTCAAAGAATAAACATGATAAGTCAATATCGGTTTTTAAGAGCAATTGAATTAGGATTTGGCATATTCTCAATATTGTTTGTAAAAGATATTTTCAGCGAAAAGAAATTCAACACATTTTTCATCTTTACGATGAGTGCAGGCGTGCTGGCAAGAATTACTTCTATAGTAATGGATGGTTCTCCAAGCTTATTAATGTATTTCTTTTTGGGTTTTGAATTAATAGGAGTATTGGTAATTTATTTTTATTCACTCAAACTTATTGCACAAAATGACATTAAGTAA
- a CDS encoding patatin yields MKKVIRVILLLISLTTLLSGLIQIIVPAFVLNFVGAPIDTASKQLFATIGMFMFLFGGMMVHVLYNENENRVAVIWSGFQKLGASAAVFVGIYKGVFVPLAAGVAVFDLLSGILFFYYLKIAKEHAVS; encoded by the coding sequence ATGAAAAAAGTCATACGAGTTATTCTTCTTTTGATTTCCTTAACCACACTCTTATCTGGTCTTATACAGATTATAGTGCCGGCTTTTGTGTTAAATTTTGTAGGTGCGCCTATTGATACGGCATCCAAACAATTATTTGCGACCATTGGCATGTTTATGTTTCTTTTTGGAGGAATGATGGTTCATGTTTTATATAATGAAAATGAAAACCGAGTAGCGGTAATTTGGTCAGGATTTCAAAAATTAGGAGCCTCTGCGGCGGTTTTTGTCGGAATATATAAAGGCGTTTTTGTGCCTCTGGCTGCCGGAGTTGCCGTATTTGATTTACTGTCGGGGATATTGTTTTTTTATTATCTAAAAATAGCAAAAGAACATGCGGTCAGCTAA
- a CDS encoding acetoacetate decarboxylase family protein, with product MSLPKRIKNYEGRFAMVDGITFKLPVNAEKSPALMAGFLCDYEKAKALLPGNELHPVKAFGGKAVFMVTVIDYRHTSIGKYIEYSLALAVTKGSKPAPAFLPAVLMKTYKTGQFILDLPVSSEISVKGGKGIWGMPKHKASLDFIITENQVSAQYEKDDQFAFRIEIDKPKKTNFPINIGATNYSHFRNMLMASYIHFKTKAGIKFGKSATGRLFIGDHPRTKFLKDLKIESKPFFTMYMPEANGILDDHFECWFMTYEKQPEKVTPEGFESVFDLKLNEDWLPAPSFTDYQKFKI from the coding sequence ATGTCACTACCTAAACGGATTAAAAATTATGAAGGCCGCTTTGCCATGGTTGACGGCATTACTTTTAAACTGCCTGTGAATGCCGAAAAATCGCCTGCACTTATGGCCGGTTTTTTATGTGATTACGAAAAAGCAAAAGCTTTACTGCCCGGTAATGAACTCCATCCTGTAAAAGCCTTTGGAGGTAAAGCCGTTTTTATGGTTACAGTAATAGATTACCGCCACACTTCTATTGGCAAATATATAGAATACAGTTTAGCACTTGCGGTAACGAAGGGAAGCAAACCCGCTCCGGCATTTCTTCCGGCCGTACTAATGAAAACATACAAAACAGGACAATTTATTTTAGACCTGCCTGTGAGTTCTGAAATATCAGTTAAAGGAGGAAAAGGAATTTGGGGAATGCCAAAACATAAAGCCAGTCTTGATTTTATAATAACAGAAAATCAGGTAAGCGCTCAATACGAAAAAGACGATCAGTTTGCTTTTAGGATTGAAATAGACAAACCGAAAAAAACAAATTTTCCAATAAATATTGGAGCAACCAACTACAGTCATTTTCGTAACATGCTCATGGCATCTTACATACATTTTAAAACCAAAGCCGGAATTAAATTCGGGAAAAGTGCAACAGGCCGATTGTTTATTGGAGACCATCCCCGAACTAAATTTTTAAAAGACCTGAAAATAGAAAGCAAACCCTTTTTTACCATGTATATGCCCGAAGCAAATGGCATACTTGACGATCACTTTGAATGTTGGTTTATGACGTATGAAAAACAGCCCGAAAAAGTAACACCCGAAGGTTTTGAAAGCGTCTTTGATCTCAAATTAAATGAAGACTGGCTTCCGGCACCATCATTTACAGATTATCAAAAATTTAAAATTTAA